A window of Amycolatopsis australiensis contains these coding sequences:
- a CDS encoding GH92 family glycosyl hydrolase, whose product MRRPVTVALAAVLLASGLTTMSAAAVPSPADFVDPLIGSAGDGNTYPGATAPFGMLAWSPTSTRGDQTSTGAANGYQYDTTRLRGFSLTHVNGAGCNPGAAGDVPILPFAGDVTSSPTADTTDAVYASNFSHADEAATPGRYRLGLADGVTTDFAASERTVIGTIGFPAGKPASLLFRTSNSLNGSEDAETHLDPAHRKVTGSVLTGAFCGRRANGGINNRKSYYRLYFTARFDQPVTGTGTWRDATLQPGGTDQTGGEGYATGKDRAGRGSGGYVTFAPGSKVTVRIAISYVSLEGAEINLRAEQSDTASVDSIAARTKRAWNTELNRVQVTGGTTAQRTVFTTALYHSLQQPNLVSDVNGRYLGMDRRVHRVEPGQDAQYSNFSGWDQYRAQVQLLALLEPRVAGNFAQSLYNYAKQNDGVWDRWVHVNGATHVMTGDPSAATLATFYAMGVRNFDYRGAFDSLYRQATVPRPEGLQDAGCPGQCVGQRPNLAQYLTSHYAPNDVCHCWGGAAETLEDSVADFAIGHFAELLGRTREAAELRARGAYWRNVFNPGTGYMQARNADGSWVTPFDPASDRGFAQGSAAAYTWMVPQDVAGLADAMGGKAAAVTRLDGFFHDSAGNWQLRGGGPLKYDPTNEPDIHAPWLYNELGQPWKTQETVRQLVNSVYTTGPSGLPGNDDLGTMSAWYVFAALGIYPRTPGSGELLLSSPLFSSAVIRPSAGAPIRITTSGSGKYVQDVRRNGRPQTGWKLDAGFLRGGRLDVRLSETPTSWGS is encoded by the coding sequence ATGCGCCGTCCCGTCACGGTGGCACTGGCCGCCGTCCTGCTCGCTTCCGGGTTGACAACGATGTCGGCCGCCGCCGTCCCGAGTCCCGCCGACTTCGTCGATCCGCTGATCGGGTCGGCCGGGGACGGCAACACCTATCCGGGCGCGACCGCGCCGTTCGGCATGCTCGCTTGGAGCCCGACCAGCACTCGCGGCGACCAGACGTCGACGGGAGCCGCCAACGGCTACCAGTACGACACGACCCGGCTCCGCGGCTTCAGCCTCACCCACGTCAACGGCGCGGGCTGCAACCCGGGCGCGGCGGGCGACGTCCCGATCCTGCCCTTCGCCGGCGACGTGACGTCTTCGCCGACCGCCGACACCACCGACGCGGTGTACGCGAGCAACTTCAGCCACGCCGACGAAGCCGCGACGCCCGGCCGCTACCGCCTGGGCCTGGCCGACGGGGTGACGACCGACTTCGCCGCGTCCGAACGCACCGTGATCGGCACCATCGGCTTCCCGGCGGGCAAACCGGCGAGCCTGCTCTTCCGGACGTCCAACTCCCTCAACGGCAGCGAGGACGCCGAAACGCACCTCGATCCGGCGCACCGGAAGGTCACCGGGTCGGTGCTGACCGGAGCGTTCTGCGGCCGCCGCGCGAACGGCGGGATCAACAACCGCAAGTCCTACTACCGCCTGTACTTCACCGCGCGGTTCGACCAGCCGGTCACGGGCACCGGCACCTGGCGGGACGCGACCCTCCAGCCCGGCGGCACCGACCAGACCGGCGGCGAGGGATACGCGACCGGCAAAGACCGCGCCGGACGCGGCTCCGGCGGGTACGTCACCTTCGCGCCCGGCAGCAAGGTGACGGTGCGGATCGCGATCTCCTACGTCTCGCTCGAAGGGGCGGAAATCAACCTGCGCGCCGAGCAATCGGACACCGCCAGTGTGGACAGCATCGCGGCGCGGACCAAACGCGCGTGGAACACCGAGCTGAACCGCGTGCAGGTGACCGGCGGGACGACCGCGCAGCGGACCGTCTTCACCACCGCGCTCTACCACAGCCTGCAGCAGCCGAACCTCGTCAGCGACGTTAACGGCCGTTATCTCGGGATGGACCGGAGAGTCCACCGCGTCGAACCGGGGCAGGACGCGCAGTATTCGAACTTCTCAGGCTGGGACCAGTACCGCGCGCAGGTGCAGCTGCTCGCGTTGCTGGAGCCGCGGGTCGCCGGGAACTTCGCGCAGTCGCTCTACAACTACGCGAAGCAGAACGACGGAGTCTGGGATCGCTGGGTGCACGTCAACGGCGCGACGCACGTCATGACCGGCGACCCTTCGGCGGCGACACTCGCGACGTTCTACGCGATGGGCGTGCGCAACTTCGACTACCGCGGCGCGTTCGACTCGCTGTACCGGCAGGCGACCGTGCCGCGGCCGGAGGGACTGCAGGACGCCGGCTGCCCCGGCCAGTGCGTCGGCCAGCGGCCGAACCTCGCGCAGTACCTGACGTCGCACTACGCGCCGAACGACGTCTGCCACTGCTGGGGTGGCGCCGCGGAGACGCTGGAAGACTCCGTCGCCGACTTCGCAATCGGACATTTCGCAGAGTTGCTGGGCCGCACTCGCGAAGCTGCAGAGCTGCGCGCGCGGGGCGCGTACTGGCGCAACGTCTTCAATCCCGGGACCGGCTACATGCAAGCCCGGAATGCCGACGGCAGCTGGGTGACACCGTTCGACCCGGCGAGCGACCGCGGGTTCGCGCAGGGCAGCGCGGCGGCCTACACCTGGATGGTTCCACAGGACGTCGCCGGCCTGGCCGACGCGATGGGCGGCAAGGCGGCCGCCGTCACCCGGCTCGACGGCTTCTTCCACGACAGCGCCGGGAACTGGCAACTGCGCGGCGGCGGCCCGCTCAAGTACGACCCGACGAACGAGCCCGACATCCACGCGCCCTGGCTGTACAACGAGCTGGGACAGCCGTGGAAGACGCAGGAGACCGTGCGGCAGCTGGTGAACTCCGTCTACACGACGGGGCCGTCCGGCCTTCCCGGCAACGACGACCTCGGCACCATGTCTGCCTGGTACGTCTTCGCCGCGCTCGGCATCTACCCGCGCACACCCGGATCGGGTGAACTCCTGCTGTCGAGCCCGCTGTTCTCGAGCGCCGTGATCCGGCCCTCGGCGGGCGCGCCGATCCGGATCACGACCTCGGGCAGCGGGAAGTACGTCCAGGACGTCCGCCGGAACGGCCGCCCGCAGACGGGCTGGAAGCTCGACGCGGGGTTCCTGCGCGGCGGCCGGCTGGATGTCCGATTGTCGGAAACGCCCACGTCGTGGGGCAGTTAG
- a CDS encoding low temperature requirement protein A: MPTRRLHLVSAEEDHRVSTIELFFDLVFVYAITQTTQLMADHLSLLGVGQGLAMLAVLWWCWCSYAWLGNTIHVDHGIARLAMFGAMAVMFLVSLTIPEAFVDHPGGLFAPVLFVVCYALVRLLHLVAYLGAARHDPGLRRVLLRMFAGLLPSVVLLGVASSLSGPWQLALWGVALLADYLNVYLTGPEGWRLNAPAHFAERFGLIVIIALGESIVAIGIGIGALPMSWLVAGAAVCGLALAAGMWWTYFDVVARVSEHRLTQATGVERAKLATDSYTFLHLPLIAGIVLVALGLKKAFLYIADTEHHTAAEAVHGVPIWTLTGGLALYLVALSSLRKRNLGSWNHQRLVLGVLLLAATPLLEHVPAAVLLLIVAAVVLGLITFERLRFAAWRREVHARHS; the protein is encoded by the coding sequence GTGCCCACGAGACGCCTGCACCTGGTGAGCGCGGAAGAGGACCACCGCGTCTCGACCATCGAGCTGTTCTTCGACCTGGTCTTCGTCTACGCCATCACCCAGACCACCCAGCTGATGGCCGACCACCTGAGCCTCCTCGGCGTCGGGCAGGGGCTGGCCATGCTCGCCGTCCTCTGGTGGTGCTGGTGCAGTTACGCCTGGCTCGGGAACACCATCCACGTCGACCACGGCATCGCGCGGCTGGCCATGTTCGGCGCGATGGCCGTGATGTTCCTCGTGTCGCTGACCATTCCCGAAGCCTTCGTCGACCATCCGGGCGGGCTCTTCGCGCCCGTGTTGTTCGTCGTCTGCTACGCGCTCGTGCGGTTGCTGCACCTCGTCGCGTACCTCGGTGCCGCGCGGCACGATCCGGGCTTGCGCCGGGTGCTGCTGCGGATGTTCGCCGGGTTGCTGCCCAGTGTCGTGCTGCTCGGCGTCGCGTCGTCGCTGAGCGGGCCGTGGCAGCTGGCGCTGTGGGGCGTCGCGCTGCTGGCCGACTACCTCAACGTCTACCTCACCGGTCCGGAGGGCTGGCGGCTGAACGCGCCCGCGCACTTCGCCGAGCGGTTCGGGCTGATCGTGATCATCGCGCTCGGCGAGTCGATCGTCGCGATCGGCATCGGGATCGGCGCGCTGCCGATGTCGTGGCTGGTCGCGGGCGCGGCCGTGTGCGGGCTGGCGCTGGCCGCGGGCATGTGGTGGACGTACTTCGACGTCGTCGCGCGCGTGTCGGAACACCGGCTCACCCAGGCGACCGGGGTCGAGCGCGCCAAGCTCGCCACCGACTCCTACACGTTCCTGCACCTGCCGCTGATCGCCGGGATCGTGCTCGTCGCGCTCGGGTTGAAGAAGGCGTTCCTCTACATCGCCGACACCGAGCACCACACGGCCGCCGAAGCCGTGCACGGCGTGCCGATCTGGACGCTGACCGGCGGCCTCGCGCTCTACCTCGTCGCGCTCAGCTCCCTGCGCAAGCGCAACCTCGGCAGCTGGAACCACCAGCGCCTGGTGCTCGGCGTGCTGCTGCTCGCGGCGACGCCGCTGCTGGAGCACGTGCCCGCCGCCGTGCTGCTGCTGATCGTGGCCGCGGTGGTGCTGGGCCTCATCACGTTCGAACGGCTCCGGTTCGCCGCGTGGCGTCGTGAGGTGCACGCCCGGCACTCATGA
- a CDS encoding acetyl-CoA C-acetyltransferase, whose amino-acid sequence MSSEAYIYEAIRTPRGKNKGGALHGTKPVDLVVGLIEELKVRHPNLDPQAIDDIVLGVVSPVGEQGAVIARTAALNAGLPETVAGVQLNRFCASGLEATNTAAQKIRSGWDNLVIAGGVESMSRVPMGSDGGALFMDPATAYDNYIVPQGIGADLIATIEGFSREDVDRWAVRSQERAEAAWSGGYFAKSVVPVKDINGVTILDHDEHRRPGTTVEGLAKLKPAFTTIGDMGGFDAVALQKYHSVEKINHVHTGGNSSGIVDGAALVLVGSEQVGKTFGLTPRARIVATATIGSEPTIMLTGPTPATEKVLKTAGLGPEDIDLWELNEAFASVVLKWIKDLHLDEEKVNVNGGAIAMGHPLGATGAMLVGTVVDELERRQARRALVTLCIGGGMGVATIIERV is encoded by the coding sequence GTGAGTAGCGAGGCCTACATCTACGAGGCGATCCGCACGCCTCGCGGCAAGAACAAGGGCGGTGCCCTGCACGGCACCAAGCCGGTCGACCTGGTGGTCGGCCTGATCGAAGAGCTGAAGGTCCGCCACCCGAACCTCGACCCGCAGGCGATCGACGACATCGTGCTCGGCGTCGTCTCCCCGGTCGGCGAGCAGGGCGCGGTCATCGCGCGCACCGCCGCGCTGAACGCGGGCCTGCCCGAGACCGTCGCCGGCGTGCAGCTCAACCGCTTCTGCGCGTCCGGCCTGGAGGCCACCAACACCGCCGCGCAGAAGATCCGCTCCGGCTGGGACAACCTGGTCATCGCCGGCGGCGTCGAGTCGATGTCGCGCGTGCCGATGGGCTCCGACGGCGGCGCGCTGTTCATGGACCCGGCCACCGCGTACGACAACTACATCGTCCCGCAGGGCATCGGCGCCGACCTGATCGCGACCATCGAGGGCTTCTCCCGCGAGGACGTCGACCGCTGGGCGGTCCGCTCGCAGGAGCGCGCCGAGGCGGCGTGGTCCGGCGGCTACTTCGCGAAGTCGGTCGTGCCGGTGAAGGACATCAACGGCGTCACGATCCTCGACCACGACGAGCACCGCCGTCCCGGCACCACCGTCGAGGGCCTGGCCAAGCTGAAGCCCGCCTTCACCACGATCGGCGACATGGGCGGCTTCGACGCCGTCGCGCTGCAGAAGTACCACTCGGTCGAGAAGATCAACCACGTCCACACCGGCGGCAACTCCTCCGGCATCGTCGACGGCGCCGCGCTCGTGCTCGTCGGCTCGGAGCAGGTCGGCAAGACCTTCGGGCTGACCCCGCGCGCCCGGATCGTGGCCACCGCGACCATCGGCTCCGAGCCGACGATCATGCTCACCGGCCCCACCCCGGCCACCGAGAAGGTGCTGAAGACCGCGGGCCTCGGTCCCGAGGACATCGACCTGTGGGAGCTCAACGAGGCGTTCGCGTCCGTCGTGCTCAAGTGGATCAAGGACCTGCACCTCGACGAGGAGAAGGTCAACGTCAACGGCGGCGCGATCGCCATGGGCCACCCGCTCGGCGCCACCGGCGCGATGCTGGTCGGCACGGTCGTCGACGAGCTGGAACGCCGCCAGGCGCGCCGCGCGCTGGTGACCCTGTGCATCGGCGGCGGCATGGGCGTCGCGACCATCATCGAGCGGGTGTGA
- a CDS encoding 3-hydroxyacyl-CoA dehydrogenase NAD-binding domain-containing protein yields MAESKTIRWEQDSDGIVTLTLDDPKQSANTMNADFRESLGVVVDRLEAEKDDITGVVITSAKKTFFAGGDLNDLIQAKPEHAVELTEGSALMKGQMRRIEQLGKPVVAAINGAALGGGLEIALATHHRIAADVKGSQIGLPEVTLGLLPGGGGVVRTVRLLGIQSALLNVLLQGQRHRPRKALELGLVHEVVDTVEELIPAAKAWIKANPEGGVQPWDVKGYKIPGGTPSNPSFAANLPAFPANLRKQIKGANMPAPRAILAAAIEGAQVDFDTALQIETRYFIHLATGQVAKNMTKAFFFDLQTINSGGSRPDGFEKYTAKKVGVIGAGMMGAAIAYVSAKAGIDVVLKDVTLEAAEKGKGYAEKLEQKALSRGKTTQEKSDALLAKIKPTDKAEDFAGVDFVIEAVFESVELKHKVFQEIESVVNPDAVLGSNTSTLPITTLAEGVQRTEDFIGIHFFSPVDKMPLVEIICGEKTSPATLAKVFDYTLQIKKTPIVVNDSRGFFTSRVIGTFINEAVAALSEGVEPASIEQAGAQAGYPAPPLQLMDELTLTLPRKIRQESREAIEAAGGTWKAHASEAVIDRMVEEFDRKGRSSGAGFYDYDENGKRVGLWPGLRDAFKSGSAEVPFEDLKERMLFAEALETVKCFDEGVLRSVADANIGSIFGIGFPAWTGGVIQYINQYEGGLQGFVDRARELAARYGDHFEPPQSLVEKAAKGEIYE; encoded by the coding sequence ATGGCCGAGAGCAAGACCATCCGCTGGGAGCAGGACTCCGACGGGATCGTCACCCTGACCCTCGACGACCCGAAGCAGTCGGCGAACACGATGAACGCCGACTTCCGCGAGTCGCTCGGCGTCGTCGTCGACCGTCTCGAGGCGGAGAAGGACGACATCACCGGTGTCGTCATCACGTCCGCGAAGAAGACGTTCTTCGCCGGCGGCGACCTGAACGACCTCATCCAGGCGAAGCCCGAGCACGCGGTCGAGCTGACCGAGGGCAGCGCACTGATGAAGGGCCAGATGCGCCGCATCGAGCAGCTCGGCAAGCCGGTCGTCGCGGCGATCAACGGCGCCGCGCTCGGCGGCGGCCTCGAGATCGCGCTGGCGACGCACCACCGCATCGCCGCGGACGTCAAGGGCAGCCAGATCGGCCTGCCCGAGGTGACGCTCGGCCTGCTGCCCGGCGGCGGCGGCGTCGTGCGCACTGTCCGGTTGCTGGGCATCCAGAGCGCGCTGCTGAACGTCCTGCTGCAGGGCCAGCGCCACCGCCCGCGCAAGGCCCTGGAGCTGGGCCTGGTGCACGAGGTCGTCGACACCGTCGAGGAGCTGATCCCGGCCGCGAAGGCGTGGATCAAGGCCAACCCCGAGGGCGGCGTGCAGCCGTGGGACGTCAAGGGCTACAAGATCCCGGGCGGCACCCCGTCGAACCCGAGCTTCGCGGCCAACCTGCCGGCGTTCCCGGCGAACCTGCGCAAGCAGATCAAGGGCGCGAACATGCCGGCGCCGCGGGCGATCCTGGCCGCGGCGATCGAGGGCGCGCAGGTCGACTTCGACACCGCGCTGCAGATCGAGACGCGCTACTTCATCCACCTGGCCACCGGCCAGGTCGCGAAGAACATGACGAAGGCGTTCTTCTTCGACCTGCAGACCATCAATTCGGGTGGTTCCCGGCCGGACGGCTTCGAGAAGTACACCGCGAAGAAGGTCGGCGTGATCGGCGCCGGGATGATGGGCGCCGCGATCGCCTACGTCTCGGCGAAGGCGGGCATCGACGTCGTCCTCAAGGACGTCACGCTCGAAGCGGCCGAGAAGGGCAAGGGCTACGCGGAGAAGCTGGAACAGAAGGCCCTCTCGCGCGGCAAGACCACGCAGGAGAAGTCGGACGCGCTGCTGGCGAAGATCAAGCCGACCGACAAGGCGGAGGACTTCGCCGGCGTCGACTTCGTGATCGAGGCCGTGTTCGAGAGCGTCGAGCTCAAGCACAAGGTGTTCCAGGAGATCGAGAGCGTCGTCAACCCGGACGCGGTGCTCGGCTCGAACACCTCGACCCTGCCGATCACCACGCTCGCCGAGGGCGTGCAGCGGACCGAGGACTTCATCGGGATCCACTTCTTCTCGCCGGTGGACAAGATGCCGCTGGTCGAGATCATCTGCGGCGAGAAGACGTCCCCGGCGACGCTGGCCAAGGTCTTCGACTACACGCTGCAGATCAAGAAGACCCCGATCGTCGTCAACGACAGCCGCGGCTTCTTCACCTCCCGCGTGATCGGCACGTTCATCAACGAGGCCGTCGCCGCGCTGAGCGAGGGTGTCGAGCCGGCGTCGATCGAGCAGGCGGGCGCGCAGGCCGGCTACCCGGCGCCGCCGCTGCAGCTGATGGACGAGCTGACGCTGACGCTGCCGCGCAAGATCCGCCAGGAGTCCCGCGAGGCGATCGAGGCCGCGGGCGGCACGTGGAAGGCGCACGCGTCCGAGGCCGTCATCGACCGGATGGTCGAGGAGTTCGACCGCAAGGGCCGCTCGTCCGGTGCGGGCTTCTACGACTACGACGAGAACGGCAAGCGCGTCGGCCTGTGGCCGGGGCTGCGTGACGCGTTCAAGTCCGGCTCGGCGGAGGTGCCGTTCGAGGACCTCAAGGAGCGGATGCTGTTCGCCGAGGCACTCGAGACGGTGAAGTGCTTCGACGAGGGCGTGCTGCGCTCGGTGGCGGACGCCAACATCGGCTCGATCTTCGGCATCGGCTTCCCGGCGTGGACCGGCGGCGTCATCCAGTACATCAACCAGTACGAGGGTGGCCTGCAGGGCTTCGTCGACCGCGCCCGCGAGCTCGCGGCCCGGTACGGCGACCACTTCGAGCCGCCGCAGTCGCTCGTGGAGAAGGCCGCCAAGGGTGAGATTTACGAATAA
- a CDS encoding TetR/AcrR family transcriptional regulator: MTDVERATRPRDRKAQLAAVAAELFRARGFPGVGIKDIADAAGVTGPALYRHFADKQAILAYVVLSGFEDLEAATAEALSDAVPPADQLEQLLGLLATQAVERREIAALWRWEGRHLPKEDQREIARRSALALTAWSKALLARRPELAAEDAELLCWAALSVFGSVSVHHTSVARRRFAQLLVDLALDVLDTTLPTPPDVPPEPVAGLGTPSRREQVLAAATRLFAQRGFHDVSMEDIGAAAGIAGPSVYRHFPSKAALMVAIGHRAADRLALAAERALQTSDETDGLRRLAASYVHTILHTPELLVSFSADRVTMPDRDKADLLRVQRDYVAQWVTLLSAVRPELPPREAKITVHAALTIANDLARTRRVASRPHFEAELTTLLHTVLGVS; this comes from the coding sequence ATGACCGACGTCGAGCGCGCCACGCGCCCCCGCGACCGCAAGGCCCAGCTGGCCGCGGTGGCGGCGGAGCTGTTCCGCGCGCGCGGCTTCCCGGGCGTCGGCATCAAAGACATCGCGGACGCGGCGGGCGTCACCGGGCCGGCGCTGTACCGGCACTTCGCGGACAAGCAGGCGATCCTGGCGTACGTCGTCCTGAGCGGCTTCGAAGACTTGGAGGCGGCGACCGCGGAGGCGCTGTCGGACGCGGTTCCGCCCGCTGACCAGCTGGAACAGCTGCTGGGGCTGCTCGCGACCCAGGCCGTCGAGCGCCGGGAAATAGCCGCGCTGTGGCGCTGGGAAGGACGGCACCTGCCGAAGGAGGACCAGCGGGAGATCGCCCGCCGTTCGGCGCTGGCGCTGACGGCGTGGTCGAAGGCACTGCTGGCGCGGCGGCCGGAACTGGCGGCCGAGGACGCCGAGCTGCTGTGCTGGGCGGCGCTGTCGGTGTTCGGCAGCGTGTCGGTCCACCACACGTCGGTGGCGCGCCGCCGGTTCGCGCAACTGCTGGTCGACCTGGCCCTCGATGTGCTCGACACCACACTCCCGACGCCGCCGGACGTGCCGCCGGAGCCGGTCGCGGGCCTGGGCACGCCGTCCCGCCGCGAACAGGTGCTGGCGGCGGCGACGCGGCTGTTCGCCCAGCGCGGCTTCCACGACGTGAGCATGGAGGACATCGGCGCGGCGGCGGGCATCGCGGGCCCGAGCGTCTACCGCCACTTCCCGAGCAAGGCGGCCCTGATGGTGGCGATCGGCCATCGCGCGGCGGACCGGCTGGCGCTGGCGGCCGAGCGGGCCCTGCAGACGTCGGACGAAACGGACGGCCTGCGCCGCCTGGCGGCGTCGTACGTGCACACGATCCTGCACACGCCGGAGCTGCTGGTCTCGTTCTCGGCGGACCGCGTGACGATGCCGGACCGCGACAAGGCGGACTTGCTGCGCGTCCAGCGTGACTACGTCGCCCAGTGGGTGACGCTGCTGTCGGCGGTACGTCCGGAGCTGCCCCCGCGCGAAGCGAAGATCACCGTCCACGCGGCGCTGACCATCGCCAACGACCTGGCCCGCACCCGCCGGGTCGCGAGCCGCCCGCACTTCGAGGCGGAGCTGACGACGTTGCTGCACACCGTGCTCGGCGTTTCCTGA
- a CDS encoding helix-turn-helix transcriptional regulator gives MDRAELADFLRRRREALRPEDVGLPAGQRRRTAGLRREEVATLADMSADYYTRLEQRRGPRPSEQMLAAIARGLRLSLDERDHLFRLAGHTAPTRVSRADHVSPALMRVLDRLHDTPAQVMSHLGETLVQNPPARALLGNETGHTGPARSAAYRWFTDPAERLLYPPADRARHGRFLVASLRAASGRDTRATELARLLAVESAEFAELWAAHEVAVPFERRKTIVHPSFGEIALDCQLLHTDDLAQVLLVFTATPGTEDAEKLQLLSVVGPELS, from the coding sequence GTGGACCGCGCCGAGCTCGCCGACTTCCTCCGCCGCCGTCGCGAGGCCCTGCGCCCGGAGGACGTCGGCCTGCCGGCCGGGCAGCGCCGTCGCACGGCCGGGCTGCGCCGCGAGGAGGTCGCGACGCTGGCGGACATGTCCGCCGACTACTACACGCGGCTGGAGCAGCGACGCGGACCGCGGCCGTCGGAGCAGATGCTCGCCGCGATCGCGCGCGGGCTGCGGCTGAGCCTGGACGAGCGCGACCACCTGTTCCGGCTGGCCGGCCACACCGCGCCGACCCGCGTTTCGCGCGCCGACCACGTCAGCCCGGCGCTGATGCGCGTCCTCGACCGGTTGCACGACACTCCGGCGCAGGTGATGTCCCATCTCGGCGAAACGCTCGTGCAGAACCCACCGGCCCGGGCGCTGCTCGGGAACGAAACCGGCCACACCGGGCCCGCGCGCAGTGCCGCCTACCGCTGGTTCACCGACCCGGCGGAGCGCCTGCTGTATCCGCCGGCGGATCGCGCGCGGCACGGCCGGTTCCTGGTGGCGAGCCTGCGCGCGGCTTCGGGCCGGGACACGCGAGCCACGGAGCTGGCGCGGCTGCTGGCGGTGGAAAGCGCGGAGTTCGCCGAGCTGTGGGCGGCGCACGAAGTCGCGGTGCCGTTCGAGCGCCGCAAGACCATCGTGCACCCGTCGTTCGGCGAGATCGCGCTCGACTGCCAGCTGCTCCACACCGACGACCTCGCGCAGGTGCTGCTGGTGTTCACCGCCACGCCCGGCACCGAAGACGCCGAGAAGCTGCAGCTGCTGTCCGTCGTCGGGCCGGAGCTGTCATGA
- a CDS encoding effector-associated domain 2-containing protein, with amino-acid sequence MHPHPAAHHKTIMAVDIAGYNDPKRTMVHLREVHDGLWSVLKSTFAETGIPWDACFVENTGDGAMILLPPEVAKADLAAHLPERLHAELRRYNAVHSEGARIQLRVALNAGEVQQAGHGSVSKAISFTFRVLDAPAAKAAQKATGADLVLLASDTFYTDVVAEDPAAAPGEYARIPVSVKETRTVAWLRLMGGPDVRRPASREPADFTELVEALMDVPWVRNGDSRRLVLEMLPRREIAAQVAYHPQDRLHVIALAKTCLRFDGGLRCLLDAVRTIDPDSPEVTRLAELVDRWPEER; translated from the coding sequence GTGCATCCGCATCCGGCCGCGCACCACAAGACGATCATGGCGGTGGACATCGCCGGCTACAACGATCCTAAGCGGACCATGGTGCACCTGCGCGAGGTCCACGACGGTCTCTGGTCCGTCCTCAAGAGCACGTTCGCCGAAACGGGAATCCCGTGGGACGCCTGCTTCGTCGAAAACACCGGAGACGGCGCGATGATCCTGCTGCCGCCCGAAGTCGCGAAGGCGGATCTCGCCGCGCACCTGCCGGAGCGCTTGCACGCCGAACTGCGCCGGTACAACGCCGTGCACTCCGAAGGCGCGCGGATCCAGCTGCGGGTGGCGCTGAACGCCGGTGAAGTCCAGCAGGCGGGGCACGGTTCGGTCAGCAAGGCCATCAGCTTCACGTTCCGCGTTCTCGATGCCCCGGCGGCGAAGGCCGCGCAGAAAGCCACCGGAGCCGACTTGGTGCTCCTGGCGTCCGACACGTTCTACACCGACGTGGTGGCCGAGGACCCGGCCGCGGCGCCCGGCGAATACGCGCGGATTCCCGTGTCCGTCAAGGAAACCAGGACGGTCGCGTGGCTGCGCCTGATGGGTGGTCCGGACGTCCGCCGCCCGGCGTCCCGCGAGCCGGCCGATTTCACCGAACTCGTCGAAGCACTCATGGACGTCCCGTGGGTGCGTAACGGCGACAGCCGGCGGCTGGTGCTGGAAATGCTGCCCCGGCGGGAAATCGCCGCGCAGGTCGCTTACCACCCGCAGGACCGGCTGCACGTGATCGCCTTGGCGAAGACGTGTCTCCGCTTCGACGGCGGCCTGCGGTGCCTGCTCGACGCGGTGCGGACGATCGACCCCGATTCCCCGGAGGTCACGCGGCTGGCCGAGCTGGTCGACCGGTGGCCGGAGGAGCGCTGA
- a CDS encoding flavin reductase family protein, with protein MEIKPRILYFGTPVVLLSTENDDGSPNLAPMSSAWALGWTVVLGVGADGQTAHNLRARPDVVINLPGPHQWEAVERLAPLTGRDPVPASKPQFRHERAKFEAAGLTPEPSRQVRPPRVAECPLQLEARAASVQSDISGMFSIVEARVLAVHAAPELVVPGTEHVDPSVWQPLIYNFRHYFGLGAELGHSFRSETR; from the coding sequence ATGGAGATCAAGCCGCGCATCCTGTACTTCGGCACCCCTGTCGTGCTGCTGAGCACCGAGAACGACGACGGCAGCCCGAACCTGGCCCCGATGTCCTCGGCGTGGGCGCTCGGCTGGACGGTCGTGCTCGGTGTCGGGGCCGACGGCCAGACCGCGCACAACCTCCGCGCGCGTCCCGACGTCGTCATCAACCTGCCCGGTCCGCACCAGTGGGAGGCGGTGGAACGGCTGGCGCCGCTGACCGGCCGCGATCCCGTCCCGGCGAGCAAGCCGCAGTTCCGGCACGAACGCGCGAAGTTCGAAGCCGCGGGGCTGACGCCGGAGCCGTCGCGGCAGGTGCGGCCGCCGCGTGTCGCGGAGTGTCCGTTGCAGCTGGAGGCGCGGGCGGCGAGCGTGCAATCGGACATCTCCGGAATGTTTTCGATCGTCGAAGCGCGGGTGCTCGCGGTGCACGCGGCTCCGGAGCTGGTCGTGCCCGGCACCGAGCACGTCGACCCGTCGGTGTGGCAGCCGCTGATCTACAACTTCCGCCACTACTTCGGCCTGGGCGCAGAACTCGGCCACAGCTTCCGGTCCGAAACGCGCTGA